In Kogia breviceps isolate mKogBre1 chromosome 7, mKogBre1 haplotype 1, whole genome shotgun sequence, a single window of DNA contains:
- the MRPL23 gene encoding large ribosomal subunit protein uL23m, giving the protein MARNVLYPLYQLGNPQLRVFRTNFFIQLVRPGMAQPKDTVQFRIPMEMTRVDLRSYLERIYNVPVAAVRTRVQHGSNRRRDYRNVRIKKPDYKVAYVQLAHRQTFTFPDLFPEKKRPEGSSATEDLQDQVLEDQRRRQSCDPRRGGVPGWFGL; this is encoded by the exons GTACCCTCTGTACCAGCTGGGCAACCCCCAGCTCCGGGTCTTCCGCACCAACTTCTTCATCCAGCTGGTGCGGCCCGGTATGGCCCAGCCCAAGGACACTGTGCAGTTCCGGATCCCCATGGA GATGACCAGAGTGGACCTCAGGAGTTACCTCGAGCGCATTTACAACGTGCCCGTGGCTGCCGTGCGGACAAGGGTGCAGCACG GTTCCAACAGGAGGAGGGATTACAGGAACGTCAGGATAAAGAAACCAGACTACAAGGTGGCCTATGTGCAGCTG GCGCACAGACAGACCTTCACGTTCCCAGATTTGTTTCCTGAGAAAAAGAGGCCTGAAGGCAGTTCTGCGACTGAGGACCTGCAGGACCAGGTCCTGGAAGACCAGCGGCGGAGGCAGAGCTGCGACCCCCGGCGCGGGGGCGTCCCCGGCTGGTTCGGCCTGTGA